The region TAAGCCCAATAACCCTACTGGATATTTGAATTGTAGTCATTTAACACAACAgatatataaataacaaaatgcaAAATTTTCATTTGTAAGATtagataatgataataatttaaaacattccTTGAAAACATGACTTCAAACCACTATGAGAACTTAGTCATACTGAAAGCTGTGGTTTCACAGGTTGTCTGTAGTGCATCGCTGTCAACGGACTGAATGCATTTATACGTTGAGGCCACACAAGTTACCAAAAATGGTTTTGTTTTGATTAaatgagcacacacacataaggtGGGGTTCCCAGCGGCAGTTTAGGCTTGATTAGATATAGATGTTGACTTATATAGTGTGTAGATTTGGTAGCACagaacaactccctgacatgaAGTCTGAGGTGTCGGATCTTAATGATTTTGATTGAGTAGAAGAGTAGGTGTGAACGCTTTCTTTAAAACGTTTGTGTGCTCTAAATAAGCTGGCCGAGATTGCTTGACGTGGGGGGTTCTCTGTCCGTTTCTTAACAATTTCTGGGGCGGTTTGTTTCAAGTATGAACACAATACGAACCAAAGTCATCTAAACTAACTTAACTTTCAAATTCAAGTTCATCCATATCCATCaatatccacccatccatccattcatcaatccAGTATAACAgacaaccatccatccatcaataaaCCAACTAACCGACCATCCATTCAATAAACcaactaaccatccatccatccaataaaccaactaaccaaccatccatccaataaaccaactaaccaaccaaccatccatccatccatccatccatgcatccatccaatagaaaccacccatccatccatccaataaatcacccatccatccatccaataaaaccatccctccatccacccaataaaccaaccatccatccatccaataaaaccatccctccatccacccaataaaccaaccatccatccaataaaacaaccatccctccatccatccaataaaccaaccaaccatccatccatccaataaaccAACCAACcctccatgcatccatccaatAGGCACCaactttccatccatccatgcatccatccaatagaaaccaaccatccatccaaccaataaaccaatcaaccatccatctatccagtaaaccaaccaaccacccctacatccatccatccatccatgcatccatccagtagacaccaaccatccatccacccaataaaaaccatctgtccatccaataaaccaaccatccatccatccaataaaaccaactatccatccaaccatccatccattcaataaaccaaccatccatccatccatccaataaaccaaccaaccatccatccatccaataaaccaaccaaccatccatccatccaataaaaccaactatccatccatccatccatccaataaaccaaccatccatccaataaaaccaactatccatccattcatccaataaaccaaccaaccatccatccatccaataaaaccaactatccatccatccatccatccatccaataaaccaaccatccatccatccaataaaaccaactatccatccatccaatagaccaaccaaccatccatccaaccaatataccaaccatccatctaaccaaTAAACCACCCAACCATTCATCCAGCTGACCAATAAACCAACCAACTATGCATCTAataaaccatccatccatccaataaaccACCCAACCATTCATCCAGCTGACCAATAAACCAACCAACTATGCATCTAataaaccatccatccatccaataaaccACCCAACCAACAGTACGTCATGTCACAAGATGCGACACTAAACACATACCTTCTTTGGTTTGTGCAGAGGATCAATTTAATCACTTGCTGTGTTTGCAGTTGGTTAAGCAAACCACGACTAAAGTGTaacaatgtattattttatttatttttttggtttggCCCAAGGGAACCGAAGTACAAGTAGAAACACTCTATACTCTTGAGCGTATTAAAACTTCTGACTTAATAAAGTCACCGATTGACACATTTATGTTTCAGTTTATTCGGTGACTTGTATACGAAGCAGTCGGCCGCACACATATCCaggtgaaggtgtgtgtgtgtgtgtgtgtgtgttgttttagtTTTCTCTACTCAGCTCCTTCGTGGTTTTAATTGAAGTCGCTCACACACGCTCCCACACTGAAGTGAAACGGTTGCGGTCAGGAGTTGGTGTGTGAGAGCGTGAGCGTACGCCTATATTTTTGTGTGCGCGGTAGTGAGATTTTTAGATCTCTGCACCTTAACCAGACTATAGTTTCGATTCTGTCTACTACACTTGTTTATCAGGAGCGAAAAGCTGACTTGCCGCGTGAGGAGAATATTATTGGCGTTGCCGGTTTCTGCCGTCAGTTCAggttttatataaaatttatttGAGTTTTTTTCTAGTAAGATATTGCATAATAACCTGTTTATGGATGataattctattttatattcattGCTAGGCTTTGTACAGTTCAATTTTTGTGTcatattttgcatttatttatgttgaATTGAATTGCACTGAAGCTTTTTgtttacttgtttgtttgtttgttctttttgCTCGTGCAGGCATCGTGTAACAGCGTGCTTCTGAAACCGAGTCGGCAGGTTGGTTGGACCACAAGAGGCTAATCTTAGCGCACAGATGCTTGCTCATTCAGCTGATTCAGCACATTAACCAAGGTTAAGGTATCATTTCCAATTCCTCCAGTCCATAAAGGCTTAAATCTAAGATCTAGTGCAGTAATGTTACCACCTGATTGAAAAGTTGGCCTGAACCCACCATCTTTTTCTTCAATGCGTGTTTATTTCTTAATCATGGAGGATATGGAGGCTTGGTTTGGTTTGGGCTGAGGCATCTTTCCTCCTTTTCCCCTCGCGGGAGGGGATGGAGATTGGGCGCCACCTGTAGGAGACGTTGCACCCCTCGAGAACGCAGAGAAGCGCTGATGAAATCGTCCCAGACACTCAAAGAAGAGGCGGTAAAAGAAGCCATGTCACAGGAGGAGGGCCCGAGGAGTCATCCTGCCCAGGCCTACTACCACCATGCCAATCTAGCAGACACTGACCTCTCAGGAAAGCTCTTCAAGCAGGAGGGCATGTCCAAACCCTTTTCGGTGCTCGTCGATAACAAGATGAGCACCAAAGCAGTCCCTTCTGAGCTGCCCCTCGAGCCGAATCCTGCCCCACTTCAGCATTTCTACAAAGAAGGTTCCGGAGCGGCCGGGAGCGAGGGAGGAATGAAGAGCAGAAACAAAGGGATGTCCCAAGAGACGGAGgacgaagaagaagaagaagaggaagaggaggagttCAAACGAGCGCAGATCATTGTAGAGGTGAACCTAAACAACCAAACCTTGCACGTCTCCAAAGGAGAGAAGAACATTCCCGCAGAGGTGGACAAGAGCGGCAGCGATGAGGAAGACGAGGAGGACgaagaagaggaagaggacgacGATAGCATAGAAGAGGATGACAGTCCCGAGGAAGAGCCCGACGAAATAGAGGACCAGGACGAAGATGAGAAAGAAAGCCGGAGGACGAGATCTTACCGGACCCAGAAAAAGAGCCTCGATGCCGACGTGGCCCCCGAGACAGTCGGTGTGACCACCAGAGGGCGAAGGAGGAGCGCAGAAGTTCCACCCCTGAAGCGACCCAGGTCAGGCCGCGGCGTTAAGAGCTCCGGCTCTTCGGCTTCAGGAGCAGTAAAGGACTGTGAGGAGCGCGGCACTCTGGCATGCGAGAAATGCCCACGCGTGTTTAACACCCGCTGGTACCTGGAGAAGCACATGAACGTCACGCACAGGCGCATGCAGATCTGCGACAAGTGCGGGAAGAAGTTCGTGCTGGAAAGCGAGCTGACCCTGCACCAGCAGACTGACTGCGAGAAGAACATTCAGGTGAGAGGGTCAGGGGTTTGGAATAATAATACAAAGCAGACAGCATCACAATTAGATAATAATAGGGATGTTATTAACAattctagcgggcacaatcggcagtgcctgcagcagacacagttctgctagggcgggatgaccggactatgtgggtggggttttcaaacgccgtgtaaggaccctgtttggcagatagagaggcgcctgtgcagaatgcatgggtgaaaaagggttccgctaagggctgtgcgtgggtcggaggaggtgtgagcagcaatataaccacctcgactgcaatcagggatcccccagcagcggaagacaaattgactatgctaaattgggagaaaatgcataaaaaaatatccaaaaagccattcgaatctcagctctgctaccggcaggctgggcgcctacacgtaCAATGATTGGCATGTGTTCGTCGGGTgggtgccagaggggattcctcataaccgcacagagatgaggaattATGGCATCGATAAGGCTGtgttgaccaacatcagtgcccatccattcaaatgctcttttgactgagtggtcacaaatttccacagacatacttccaaGTCTTGTGAGAATCCTACTCTCAGGAAAGTTTGCAGAGCGTGATTGATTGTATTTGAATACCATTTGTaatttgaaatgggatgtacaacaagctcatggtcaggtgtccaaatacctttggccatatagtgtaagtgaagccaattttaATGTGGCACCTGGTGTATGTtatgatgtaataataattgACGTTTTACAGTCAAACCATTGAGTTGATTCTTTGGTAGGACAGGAGCAGTGTTCTCATGTTTCCAGCAGAGGGAAACAAAGGTAAAAAAAGAAGCTGGTACAGTATGGCTTGTTGCTTCATGATGAATGCAAAGTGTACAgatatatttgtgttttttataattGTGCTTTCTGTTCCTCAGTGTGCATCGTGTAATAAATCCTTTAAAAAACTGTGGTCACTTCATGAGCACATCAAGATCGTCCACGGCTATGCTGAAAAGAAATTCGCCTGCGAGATTTGCGAGAAGAAGTTCTACACGATGGCGCATGTCCGCAAGCACATGGTCGGTAAGTAATGAAATTTCAGAggtgtatatttttttttttttttttttttatattacagttttactttttatacATTTCTTTAACTTTGGGGTCACTTAAAAAAGTCCACTGATTTTTTTACTGTCACATTAAATCATTTCTACTTTTTCCAAGATTTTTGCtacttatattttattttatagtttttatttatttagttttttaactaagaataagaaaaaagaaataataattaagaaattCCCCTTCTCCCCTTAACcagacatgtaaatgtaaacttaacGTACAGCCAGTATccaatcaaaacaaaacaataaataccATCACAGTGAAGTtacatatattaattataattccCTGCTGTTGACCCCCATCTCCCCAATTTATGCCAGGAAATTCTGCCAAATATTATAACATTTCTCAGTAAACCCTCTGACAGTATATCTGATCTTCTCTAGTTTAAGATGATTAGTAGTTTCTGTAAACCACTGGTTGTATGTGGGTGGATCAGAGTCCTTCCATTTAAACAAGAGAACTAAAAGCCATAACACCGATTTCTTTCCTGCTGATGGTGCTACTCTCAGGTGCCACACCAAACAAGGCAATGAACGGAGATGGGTCATTTACTGTCCCAAAATTTTTTGAGAAAGTCTCAAAGATTGTATGCCACAAAATATGGAGCTTCAGACATGTCCAAAACATATGCGGTAGAGAGACCGGGTCCTGTCTGCATCGGTCACATGCGGGATCTTTGTCTGCCCTAATCCTAGAGAGTCTGACCTTAGTCCAGTGTAGCCGATGTACAGCCTTGAACTGAATAACCGCATGTCTTAGACAAATGGATGAGGAGAAAATTCTCTTTATTAATTTGTGCCATAGTTTGGTTGACATCTTATTCCCATTTGCCTTTACAAaggtccaagtcaagtcaagtcaactttatttatatagcgctttttacaatatacatggtctcaaagcaactttacaaaatccaggaccaacagatacaaaaacccctgttgagcaagccgagggcgactgtggcaaggaaaaactccctgaaaattacaggaagaaaccttgagaggaaccagactcagcagggcccatccttcttgggtggcctggaggatactttaaataaatacacgatttacacaaatcatacaaacacagaattaaatgatctaaaagtcataactggtaataaatagataaataaacaattaaataataatagagttgttatccgctctagtcttcaataaagtctgtagtgatttcttgtcgttgcaattactccagacccgtcacatctgacaggagcagcatcgttgtcccggcagtctcgactttaatccttaacctcggcaggtaaacaggtttccatcagaatgccctcggggtaaaacaacagtgaatgtagttaataatgtacaatgctagttgacaaacagttttacagagagttttagactccggcagccctaattattacagcataactaaaagggagagcgagcaggtaacaaggtcatgaaggctttcacaggacatcagcgcccatctccccaccatcatcaaacctgagtgatcggacaagagaggcaggacgacagcaacccaacatccctgatcaccacaagtttctatgaccaagaaatGTCCAGTGGTGTCGAGTTAGACTTGTCAAGCTGGCCGTATATTGTACTTATAGCCTTACTATTAGCCTATGAATTAAACTAAGTCCAATAGAGTAGTGGGAGGGCGTACTGGGAAGCAGTCTGAGCTGGAAGCTATGAAGTTTCAGAGCTGTAAATATCTGTAAAAATGTGGTCTTGGGATATCACATTATTGTGCTGATCAAATGAGGCAAAGTCATTGTCAAGGTAGATATCCAACAGCGTAACTAGACCCCTACTGGACCATAAAGCAAAGACCACATCCATCATTGatggtattttattttatttattttttattgttgggtggctcagtgggtagcactgttgcctcacaacaaaaaggtcctgggttcagttcccagatggagcagtccgggtcctgtctgtgtggagtttgcatgttttcatgGACATGCGTGCAGTTAGATCTGGCCACTTATTATACACAGGCCACTTAATATACACAGGCCAgttttgttctaccttggttaagcatcctgcacacTGGGTTTATCTTCAATTTATGCTTGGTGTGTTTGCAAAAATGATTAGAAAAGTGACATTCTTCATCTCTTTTCAGCACACACTAAGGACATGCCATTTACATGTGAAACGTGTGGGAAATCTTTTAAACGCAGCATGTCTCTGAAGGTGCACTCACTTCAGCACTCCGGAGAGAAGCCCTTCCGCtgtgaggtacacacacacacacacacacacacacacacacatgcatgtatCATCACATGACTGTGTCTAATGAGACAGTGATGAGTAATGacttcagacacagcagcgctgcagtggagtttttaaataacgtgtccactcactgtccactctattagacactcctacctagttgttccaccttgtagatgtaaagtcagagacgatcgctcatctattgctgctgtttgagtcggtcatcttctagaccatcatcagtggtcacgggacgcagcccacgaggcgctgttggctggatattttaggttggtggactattctcagtccagcagtgacagtgaggtgtttaaaaactccattagcattgctgtgtctgatccagtcataccagcacaacacacactaacacaccaccaccatgccagtgtcactgcagtgctgagaatgatccaccacctaaataatacctgctctgtagtggtcctgtgggggtcctgaccattgaagaacaggatgaaagcaggttaaaaaagtatgtagagaaacagatggactacagtcagtaattgtagcactataaagtgcttctatatggtaagtggagctgataaaatgtacagtgagtgtagaaacaaggaggtggttttaatgttatgcctaatcagtgtataatgcTGTGTAGGCACAGGCAGAGAACTTTATGTTCCTGTTTAGGTGACGGGCGTCGGCTTTCCTGTCCGACATGAAAATCAGGCTCTGTAAAACCCAGTATTTACATTAAAGCTGCATAATAAACATGCAGTGTTGCAAACTCTGAGCGGAAAGAGAAACCACCAGGGTGGTAGTACACTGTTTAAAGCCGAatatagatttgtatttgtCAAATAAACTTTATTACCCAAATTAGGTTGGACATCCCAGTCCAAAAACCATATGAATTAATATGGAACCCTTCCGCCTTCTTTTGGAAAGGCTGTTCTGAAAAGGCTTTTATtggtttattcatttgtttattcagggcttcatttaaataaacaaatgaatcaaACTCTCCAAATATACGGTAGTAGTATAGTACATTAGTAGTACATTATAGTCATCATTAgtagtacagtggacccttgacttacgaatttaagtGGTTC is a window of Trichomycterus rosablanca isolate fTriRos1 chromosome 22, fTriRos1.hap1, whole genome shotgun sequence DNA encoding:
- the znf652 gene encoding zinc finger protein 652; translated protein: MKSSQTLKEEAVKEAMSQEEGPRSHPAQAYYHHANLADTDLSGKLFKQEGMSKPFSVLVDNKMSTKAVPSELPLEPNPAPLQHFYKEGSGAAGSEGGMKSRNKGMSQETEDEEEEEEEEEEFKRAQIIVEVNLNNQTLHVSKGEKNIPAEVDKSGSDEEDEEDEEEEEDDDSIEEDDSPEEEPDEIEDQDEDEKESRRTRSYRTQKKSLDADVAPETVGVTTRGRRRSAEVPPLKRPRSGRGVKSSGSSASGAVKDCEERGTLACEKCPRVFNTRWYLEKHMNVTHRRMQICDKCGKKFVLESELTLHQQTDCEKNIQCASCNKSFKKLWSLHEHIKIVHGYAEKKFACEICEKKFYTMAHVRKHMVAHTKDMPFTCETCGKSFKRSMSLKVHSLQHSGEKPFRCENCDERFQYKYQLRSHMSIHIGHKQFMCQWCGKDFNMKQYFDEHMKTHTGEKPFICEICGKSFTSRPNMKRHRRTHTGEKPYPCEVCGQRFRFSNMLKAHREKCFRVTSPMTPQPSNMPLGVHLPGNPASSSGHASSPPLSSPPASNPSSVGSGMLASGIGHGFSHLHMQAAATHHQHQTHAHHPGHAAITGSAPQHLSVPSSLLPSPPALFKSEPINHCAREDAYLRPGSTQQH